In one window of Carcharodon carcharias isolate sCarCar2 chromosome 14, sCarCar2.pri, whole genome shotgun sequence DNA:
- the LOC121287118 gene encoding ammonium transporter Rh type B-like isoform X1 → MSAIRCRLPFLVIFLEGILLVLIALFVTYDEHSDAAAQSNETDHKHNQLYAIFPVFQDVQVMIFVGFGLLMGFLKKYGYGGIAFNFMIAVFSVQWALLVQGWFYHFHHGRIHIGVYNLLTAETACATVMISFGAVLGKTSPVQILILSLLEVPIFTATEWIIMELLKIKDVGGSITIHLFACYFGLSVTTVLYRPGLKDGHKDEGADYNSDKLAMLGTLLLWVFWPSFNSVFASSGHGQHRAVIHTYIGLSSCTLTTFAISSLLDKRGKINIAHIQNAALAGGVAVGSAADMMVTPAGAFALGCIASVLCTVGFKYLTPFLAKKLKIQDVCGINNLHGIPGFVGAIAGIATILLTADERYGHGLYDTFPERVPKEGDIKLAELVRVLPQLKAGGGRSAWDQAQYQAAAIGVCLGIAVLGGTVTGFILKLPFLAQPKDEFCFNDDLYFEVPEVEEKEEFEFTNKNNANNNQRLKLPV, encoded by the coding sequence ATGTCCGCCATTCGCTGCCGGCTGCCCTTTCTTGTAATATTCCTTGAAGGGATTTTACTCGTGCTCATCGCTCTTTTTGTGACTTATGATGAACATTCTGATGCTGCAGCCCAGAGCAATGAGACAGATCATAAGCATAATCAACTATATGCCATCTTCCCAGTCTTTCAAGACGTCCAGGTGATGATTTTTGTGGGCTTTGGACTCCTCATGGGCTTCCTAAAGAAGTACGGTTACGGAGGGATTGCCTTCAATTTTATGATAGCGGTGTTTTCCGTTCAGTGGGCTCTGCTAGTGCAGGGCTGGTTCTACCATTTCCACCACGGCAGGATTCACATCGGGGTTTATAACCTGCTCACCGCTGAAACAGCCTGCGCCACTGTCATGATCTCATTCGGAGCCGTGCTCGGCAAAACCAGCCCAGTGCAGATCCTTattctgtctctgctggaagtTCCAATATTCACTGCAACCGAGTGGATTATTATGGAGCTTCTAAAAATCAAGGACGTCGGAGGGTCTATAACCATCCACTTGTTTGCTTGTTATTTTGGCCTAAGTGTCACTACGGTGCTGTACAGACCCGGTTTAAAAGATGGGCACAAGGACGAAGGGGCAGACTATAACTCGGACAAGCTGGCCATGCTTGGCACCTTGTTGCTGTGGGTCTTCTGGCCAAGTTTTAACTCTGTCTTCGCATCAAGTGGACACGGCCAGCACAGGGCTGTGATCCACACCTACATTGGACTCAGCTCGTGTACCCTCACGACCTTCGCCATATCCAGCCTCCTGGACAAACGGGGCAAGATTAACATCGCCCACATCCAGAATGCTGCTCTGGCAGGCGGGGTGGCAGTGGGCTCCGCAGCAGACATGATGGTCACTCCAGCCGGGGCATTCGCCTTGGGCTGCATCGCCTCCGTGCTCTGCACGGTGGGATTTAAATACTTGACTCCCTTCCTGGCTAAAAAACTCAAAATCCAAGACGTGTGCGGCATCAATAACTTGCACGGGATTCCCGGCTTTGTAGGGGCAATTGCTGGAATTGCCACTATTCTATTGACAGCCGATGAGAGATATGGCCATGGCTTGTATGACACCTTCCCGGAGAGAGTTCCCAAGGAAGGGGATATAAAGTTGGCCGAATTGGTCCGGGTGCTCCCGCAGCTGAAAGCTGGAGGGGGCCGGAGCGCCTGGGATCAGGCACAATACCAGGCGGCAGCTATTGGGGTCTGTCTGGGCATCGCTGTTTTAGGAGGGACCGTCACGGGCTTCATCCTAAAACTACCCTTTCTAGCACAGCCGAAAGACGAGTTTTGTTTCAATGACGACCTTTACTTTGAAGTACCCGAGGTAGAAGAGAAAGAAGAATTTGAATTTACCAATAAAAACAACGCGAACAATAACCAGCGCCTTAAACTTCCGGTTTGA
- the LOC121287118 gene encoding ammonium transporter Rh type C-like isoform X2, which produces MIFVGFGLLMGFLKKYGYGGIAFNFMIAVFSVQWALLVQGWFYHFHHGRIHIGVYNLLTAETACATVMISFGAVLGKTSPVQILILSLLEVPIFTATEWIIMELLKIKDVGGSITIHLFACYFGLSVTTVLYRPGLKDGHKDEGADYNSDKLAMLGTLLLWVFWPSFNSVFASSGHGQHRAVIHTYIGLSSCTLTTFAISSLLDKRGKINIAHIQNAALAGGVAVGSAADMMVTPAGAFALGCIASVLCTVGFKYLTPFLAKKLKIQDVCGINNLHGIPGFVGAIAGILKAGGGRSAWDQAQYQAAAIGVCLGIAVLGGTVTGFILKLPFLAQPKDEFCFNDDLYFEVPEVEEKEEFEFTNKNNANNNQRLKLPV; this is translated from the exons ATGATTTTTGTGGGCTTTGGACTCCTCATGGGCTTCCTAAAGAAGTACGGTTACGGAGGGATTGCCTTCAATTTTATGATAGCGGTGTTTTCCGTTCAGTGGGCTCTGCTAGTGCAGGGCTGGTTCTACCATTTCCACCACGGCAGGATTCACATCGGGGTTTATAACCTGCTCACCGCTGAAACAGCCTGCGCCACTGTCATGATCTCATTCGGAGCCGTGCTCGGCAAAACCAGCCCAGTGCAGATCCTTattctgtctctgctggaagtTCCAATATTCACTGCAACCGAGTGGATTATTATGGAGCTTCTAAAAATCAAGGACGTCGGAGGGTCTATAACCATCCACTTGTTTGCTTGTTATTTTGGCCTAAGTGTCACTACGGTGCTGTACAGACCCGGTTTAAAAGATGGGCACAAGGACGAAGGGGCAGACTATAACTCGGACAAGCTGGCCATGCTTGGCACCTTGTTGCTGTGGGTCTTCTGGCCAAGTTTTAACTCTGTCTTCGCATCAAGTGGACACGGCCAGCACAGGGCTGTGATCCACACCTACATTGGACTCAGCTCGTGTACCCTCACGACCTTCGCCATATCCAGCCTCCTGGACAAACGGGGCAAGATTAACATCGCCCACATCCAGAATGCTGCTCTGGCAGGCGGGGTGGCAGTGGGCTCCGCAGCAGACATGATGGTCACTCCAGCCGGGGCATTCGCCTTGGGCTGCATCGCCTCCGTGCTCTGCACGGTGGGATTTAAATACTTGACTCCCTTCCTGGCTAAAAAACTCAAAATCCAAGACGTGTGCGGCATCAATAACTTGCACGGGATTCCCGGCTTTGTAGGGGCAATTGCTGGAATT CTGAAAGCTGGAGGGGGCCGGAGCGCCTGGGATCAGGCACAATACCAGGCGGCAGCTATTGGGGTCTGTCTGGGCATCGCTGTTTTAGGAGGGACCGTCACGGGCTTCATCCTAAAACTACCCTTTCTAGCACAGCCGAAAGACGAGTTTTGTTTCAATGACGACCTTTACTTTGAAGTACCCGAGGTAGAAGAGAAAGAAGAATTTGAATTTACCAATAAAAACAACGCGAACAATAACCAGCGCCTTAAACTTCCGGTTTGA